A region of the Campylobacter cuniculorum DSM 23162 = LMG 24588 genome:
AGATGAAGTGCAAGAAAGGTATTTGGTGAATTTTTCACTTTTTCAAAGCATACCTGATTTTTGGGGACTTAAGCAAGGTTTTCCAATTATGCCGCTTAATCATCTCGATGAAAAACCTACAAGAAGTGCGAGTATTTGGGATATTACTTGTGATAGTGATGGAGAAATTTCTTATTCTAAAAACAATCCTTTGTTTTTACACGATATTGATGTTGAGGAAGAAACTTATTTTTTAGGATTTTTTTTGGTTGGTGCCTATCAAGAAGTGCTTGGAATGAAACACAATCTTTTTATCCATCCTACTGAAGCAACCATTAATATTAATGAAAAAAATTATCAAATTGAAAATATAATTGAAGCACAATCTATCCTTGATACTTTAGAAGATTTGGATTATGATATACACGAAGTTATGGATATTTTAAATGAACGCATTTCAAATTCAAAACTTGTTGATGAAAAACAAAAAAAACATATTTTGGGTGAAATTTATCTATTTTTAAATGATAATGGTTATCTTAAAAGTATAGGAGTGTAATTTGGGACTTTGGAGCATTATTAAAGAAGATTTTATACAACCTAAGATTCAAGATCCAGCTTTTAGTTCTCGTATTGAACTTTTTTTTAATTATCCGGGTGTTTGGGCTATAGTTAATTATCGTTTTGCACATTTGCTTTATCAGAAAAAATTCAAAGCTCTTGCAAGGATTATCAGCGGAATTTCTCAATTTTTAACAGGAGTGGATTTGCATCCGGAAGCTAAAATCGGCAGACGCGTTTTTCTTGATCATGCAAATGGTATTGTGATAGGACAAACCACGATTATAGAAGATGATGTTTTAATCTATCAAGGTGTAACCTTAGGAGGAACAAGCTTAGAAAGAGGCGTTAAAAGACATCCTACAATTAAAAAAGGAGTTATCATCGGTGCAGGAGCTAAAATTCTTGGAAATATTACAATAGGAGAAAATGCTAAAATCGGCTCAAATGCCGTAGTGGTAAAGGATGTCGGTGCAGGTTTAACTGCGGTGGGAATTCCAGCCTATATTATTGAGCATAAAAAACAAGAAAAAAGCCGTGCTATAGATGAATTTTGCGAAAATAAACTCGATAAACTTGAAAACGAAATTTTAGAACTGAAACGAAAATTTAAAATATAAATTATCTTAATTGATATGAAATTTTCTAAAAATAATTAAAAATGAAATAAAAAAATAAATAAAGTACTGCAAGGTAATTAAAAAATATAATATTTTTTAAATTTGATTAAAAAATATTATATTTAAAATATTAAAAAAATAATTTGAGTTTATAAAAATATGATTTAAAACAATATTGATTTTAAATAATTTTAATAATAAAATAAGCATTAAAATAATTTTATTTTAATATAATTGTGAAATTTAAATACTTTAAAATTAAGGAAAAATATGAAAATTACAAAATGGAATGAGGCAGAATTTAGCCCTAAAGAAGTTAAAATCAATGTTTTAATAGACAATGAAAGTGGCAAAGAAATCCAAATTTTACTTGCAAAAGATAGTATAATGAAAGAACATAAGGCTCCATTTTCTATACATGTGCAAGTTTTAAGCGGAAAGATTATCTTTGAAGTGCAAAATGAAAAACTAGAGCTCAATGCCTTAGATATGATAAGTTTAAATCCAAATATACCGCATTCTTTGAGTGCTTTAGAAAACTCTATCGTAAGATTAAGTCTTAGCAAAGCAGATAACATTCAAAGGCTTAATGCTGTATTGAAAAAACCTTAAAAATAAAAAATGACAAACTTTGAAAAAAATTATTGTCTTTATTTATTTTACATCTATAAAATTATAGAGTTTGCTTTGTTATGCAAAAAATTTATAAAATTAAAATAACTTTATAAATAAAAATCTATTTGCATTGTTTATCTTTGTGTTATTTTCAATAATTTTATTTCAAAAATATAAGCTAAAAAATGACAAAAAATAATTTTAGGCTTTAAAAAAGCCTAAAAATTTAAAGATTAAGCTGTATAAGTGTCAATAAATTTTGCAATTCTTTCCAAACCCTTTTTAATAAGCTCATCGCTTGTTGCATAAGAAAGTCTAAAATACCCATCCATTCCAAATCCTACTCCGGGGACAACCGCTACTTTTTCTTTTTCAAGCAATTTTTGACAAAATTTCATGGAATCTTTTTCAATCCTAGAGATATTAACAAAAAAATAAAAGGCTCCTTGAGGCTTATAAACACTGATATTTGGAATTTTGCTTAAGATTTCTAAACCTATGTCGCGTCTGGTTTGAAAAGCTTTTCTCATATTTTCTATATCTTGTTCGCATTCTCCATTTAGGGCTGGAATGGCTGCGT
Encoded here:
- a CDS encoding cupin domain-containing protein is translated as MKITKWNEAEFSPKEVKINVLIDNESGKEIQILLAKDSIMKEHKAPFSIHVQVLSGKIIFEVQNEKLELNALDMISLNPNIPHSLSALENSIVRLSLSKADNIQRLNAVLKKP
- the cysE gene encoding serine O-acetyltransferase, giving the protein MGLWSIIKEDFIQPKIQDPAFSSRIELFFNYPGVWAIVNYRFAHLLYQKKFKALARIISGISQFLTGVDLHPEAKIGRRVFLDHANGIVIGQTTIIEDDVLIYQGVTLGGTSLERGVKRHPTIKKGVIIGAGAKILGNITIGENAKIGSNAVVVKDVGAGLTAVGIPAYIIEHKKQEKSRAIDEFCENKLDKLENEILELKRKFKI